The Zobellia alginiliquefaciens genome contains a region encoding:
- a CDS encoding OmpA family protein, protein MKKTILTSLLVLGGLSAKAQSYVGFLTDNYSGVHSLIANPANITDSRFKTDINIVGASTFFSNDYYGLKLGDVVTSGFDFDTDGKKHPKDSNNFFGNADVLGPSFMFNLTPTSSLAIFTRGRVGYNVNKINGNTFESISNDFDENEDLMIDEEDVYLTANAWAEVGVTYAQVLMNKDHHFLKGGISLKYLQGMGNAYASGKNITIDYDADGSTLPGGQTTGSITSTGEVNYGHSDNIDDNFEDFEVEIVDGATGFGIDLGAVYEWRPDYANYASKDGSNSFKHENKYKLKFALAISDLGSINYKNGTQNTYDITGTVNEEDFENEENLEDILDNLYTQTSTGDSEKFALPTAVHLNVDYSLSRRFYLNLNTDFSLRSDSKVNTNRIPTMVSLTPRFESKWFSFYMPVSLTQGSGAQWGAGFRAGPLYIGSGSVMTLLLSDNSKAADVYAGLKIPVYQGKPKDKDGDGIVNKEDDCPDEFGPVENNGCPWPDTDGDEVLDKDDKCPEEAGEVLNHGCPIVDSDGDDVMDEDDKCPNEAGAAENQGCPWPDTDNDGVLDKNDECPNEAGTVANKGCPEAPEVTEEVQKQLNDYAKTILFNSGKASIKAESTSVMVDIITILKEYPDAKFTVEGHTDSIGSKATNQKLSESRAISVKNFLIEKGIGSSRLTAIGYGEDKPIASNMYKDGRAQNRRVEINLVK, encoded by the coding sequence ATGAAAAAAACCATACTGACCTCATTACTTGTTCTAGGCGGTCTAAGTGCCAAAGCACAATCGTACGTCGGTTTTTTGACCGATAATTACAGTGGTGTTCACAGTCTTATTGCCAACCCTGCAAATATTACAGATTCTAGATTTAAAACGGATATAAATATTGTTGGTGCCAGCACTTTCTTTAGTAATGATTACTACGGATTAAAACTTGGCGATGTTGTTACCTCAGGTTTTGATTTTGATACCGATGGCAAAAAACACCCAAAGGACAGTAATAATTTCTTTGGTAATGCAGATGTTTTAGGGCCTTCATTCATGTTTAACCTTACCCCCACCAGTTCATTGGCAATTTTTACCAGAGGAAGAGTTGGGTATAACGTAAACAAGATAAACGGAAATACTTTTGAAAGTATCTCCAACGATTTTGATGAAAACGAAGACTTAATGATAGATGAAGAAGATGTCTACCTTACAGCCAATGCATGGGCCGAAGTTGGGGTCACCTATGCGCAGGTCTTAATGAACAAAGACCACCATTTTTTAAAAGGAGGTATCTCGTTAAAATACCTACAAGGTATGGGCAACGCCTACGCCAGCGGTAAAAATATCACCATAGATTATGATGCGGATGGTAGCACCTTGCCTGGAGGACAAACTACAGGAAGTATCACCTCAACCGGTGAAGTCAACTATGGACATAGTGACAATATTGATGACAACTTTGAAGATTTTGAGGTTGAAATCGTAGATGGTGCAACGGGTTTTGGTATTGATTTAGGTGCTGTTTACGAATGGAGACCGGATTATGCTAATTACGCCTCAAAAGACGGGTCTAACTCCTTTAAACATGAGAATAAATACAAATTAAAATTCGCACTTGCCATTAGTGATTTAGGATCTATAAATTATAAAAACGGAACCCAAAACACCTATGATATTACTGGAACGGTAAACGAGGAAGATTTTGAGAACGAAGAGAACCTAGAGGATATTCTAGACAACTTATACACCCAAACAAGTACGGGCGATTCAGAAAAATTTGCTTTGCCAACGGCCGTACATTTAAATGTGGACTATAGCTTGAGCAGAAGATTTTATCTGAATTTAAATACTGATTTTTCTTTACGTTCAGATTCAAAGGTAAACACGAACAGAATACCAACTATGGTATCGCTTACACCTCGTTTTGAGAGCAAATGGTTCAGTTTTTATATGCCCGTAAGCCTAACTCAAGGTTCAGGAGCACAATGGGGAGCCGGTTTTAGAGCGGGTCCGTTATACATAGGTTCTGGGTCTGTAATGACTCTTTTATTGAGTGACAATTCCAAAGCTGCCGACGTGTATGCCGGATTAAAAATACCGGTCTACCAAGGAAAGCCTAAAGACAAAGATGGTGATGGCATAGTAAACAAAGAAGATGACTGCCCAGATGAATTTGGCCCAGTCGAAAATAACGGATGCCCATGGCCCGATACTGACGGAGACGAAGTATTGGACAAAGATGACAAGTGCCCTGAAGAAGCCGGCGAAGTTTTAAACCACGGTTGTCCAATAGTAGATTCAGATGGCGACGATGTAATGGATGAAGACGACAAATGCCCCAATGAAGCAGGAGCTGCCGAAAATCAAGGATGCCCTTGGCCAGACACGGACAATGACGGTGTTCTGGATAAAAATGATGAATGCCCCAACGAAGCCGGTACAGTAGCCAATAAGGGATGCCCGGAAGCACCGGAAGTTACCGAAGAAGTTCAGAAACAATTGAACGATTATGCTAAAACCATTCTTTTTAACTCTGGAAAAGCAAGTATCAAGGCTGAATCAACAAGTGTTATGGTAGACATCATCACTATCCTAAAGGAATACCCAGATGCTAAATTTACCGTAGAAGGACATACGGATAGTATAGGAAGCAAAGCTACCAACCAAAAACTATCTGAGTCTAGAGCTATCTCCGTGAAGAACTTTTTAATTGAAAAAGGAATTGGTAGTTCTCGTTTAACTGCTATTGGGTACGGAGAAGACAAGCCTATTGCAAGCAATATGTACAAAGATGGCCGCGCTCAAAACAGAAGGGTTGAAATCAACCTTGTAAAATAG
- the sppA gene encoding signal peptide peptidase SppA, with translation MKFLRNLLAAIIGCLIAFGVVLIMFVIFIGIASSSEETVSIKKNSILELQLKLPISDYVGDNDMDPFTGAFIEQSQGLDEILHAITVAKDDGDIKGISINNNFMMAGLAQTQAVRKALEEFKSSGKFIYTYGDFYMQKDYYLASVADSIFVNPVGGLDFRGLSSEVLFFKDLQEKTGVKMEVIRHGKYKSAVEPFISNEMSEANRTQIKELIGSLWNSMVEDISNGRNISTANLNIIADTLGGRTPEYAKETGLLDDVIFFDQYEQKLRNAVNLNDDDDLNVVALEDYVIRSNKKIIRNGKDKVAVVFAQGEILYGEGGPDVIGQGIINEAIIKAKEDDDVKAIVLRVNSPGGSALTSDIIWREIELAKKVKPVVVSMGNVAASGGYYIAVGADKIYAEPTTVTGSIGVFGTIPNMSELAGDIGINAEQVGTNKNSVEYSVFEPMTEEFRGYVQESIESTYDTFLQRVAQGRNISMTVADSLAQGRVWSGVDAKRIGLIDELGNLEDAIAEAANMAELNDYGIKKFPKYKSGFERLMEDLGGASAKVKQEFIEEEIGTEAYSILKQVKSVMEQEGVQARMPFVLDIK, from the coding sequence ATGAAATTTTTAAGAAATCTTTTGGCGGCTATCATTGGTTGCTTAATTGCTTTTGGTGTAGTTCTTATCATGTTCGTCATTTTTATAGGTATTGCCAGTAGTTCTGAGGAAACGGTTTCCATCAAGAAAAACTCAATTTTAGAGTTGCAACTAAAACTTCCTATTAGTGATTATGTAGGGGATAATGATATGGATCCGTTCACAGGGGCTTTTATAGAGCAGTCTCAGGGTCTTGATGAGATTTTGCACGCTATTACGGTAGCAAAGGATGATGGCGATATAAAAGGTATCAGTATCAATAATAATTTTATGATGGCCGGCCTTGCCCAAACACAGGCGGTCCGTAAAGCATTGGAAGAATTTAAAAGTTCCGGTAAGTTTATCTATACCTACGGAGATTTCTATATGCAAAAAGACTACTACCTCGCCAGTGTTGCAGATTCCATTTTTGTAAATCCGGTGGGCGGATTGGATTTTCGCGGACTGTCTTCTGAAGTGTTGTTTTTTAAAGATTTACAGGAAAAAACGGGCGTAAAAATGGAAGTTATACGCCATGGAAAGTATAAAAGTGCTGTTGAGCCTTTCATTTCTAACGAAATGAGCGAAGCAAACCGTACCCAGATTAAAGAGTTGATAGGCTCATTGTGGAATTCTATGGTAGAAGATATTTCTAATGGGAGAAACATTTCTACAGCCAACTTGAATATCATTGCTGATACTTTGGGAGGTAGAACACCGGAATATGCCAAAGAAACAGGACTTTTAGACGATGTTATTTTCTTTGATCAATATGAACAGAAATTAAGAAATGCGGTTAATTTGAACGACGATGATGATTTGAATGTTGTAGCGTTGGAAGATTATGTCATCCGTTCTAACAAAAAAATAATTAGAAACGGGAAGGACAAAGTAGCTGTTGTTTTTGCGCAAGGCGAAATTTTATATGGCGAAGGAGGCCCTGACGTTATTGGGCAAGGGATAATTAATGAAGCTATTATAAAAGCGAAAGAAGATGATGATGTAAAGGCAATTGTGCTTCGGGTGAATTCCCCAGGGGGAAGCGCTTTGACTTCTGATATTATTTGGAGAGAGATAGAATTGGCAAAGAAGGTAAAGCCGGTTGTGGTTTCCATGGGTAACGTGGCAGCTTCCGGGGGGTATTATATTGCCGTTGGTGCCGATAAAATATATGCAGAACCTACAACTGTTACGGGTTCAATAGGTGTTTTTGGTACGATACCCAATATGAGTGAATTAGCAGGTGATATCGGTATTAATGCAGAGCAGGTAGGTACCAATAAAAATTCTGTAGAGTATTCGGTTTTTGAACCGATGACCGAGGAGTTTAGAGGCTATGTTCAAGAAAGTATTGAAAGCACCTATGACACATTTTTACAAAGGGTTGCTCAAGGACGTAATATCAGTATGACCGTAGCGGATAGTTTGGCGCAAGGGCGTGTATGGAGTGGGGTAGATGCAAAACGAATAGGACTGATCGATGAGTTGGGCAACTTGGAAGATGCCATTGCCGAAGCGGCAAATATGGCTGAATTAAATGATTACGGAATCAAGAAATTCCCTAAGTATAAATCCGGTTTTGAACGTTTAATGGAAGATTTAGGAGGTGCTAGTGCCAAGGTTAAACAAGAGTTTATTGAAGAAGAAATTGGCACAGAAGCCTATTCCATATTAAAACAAGTAAAATCCGTTATGGAACAAGAAGGTGTTCAGGCCCGTATGCCTTTTGTATTGGATATAAAATAA
- the folK gene encoding 2-amino-4-hydroxy-6-hydroxymethyldihydropteridine diphosphokinase, with product MSNPKTVYLSLGSNLGDTLNNLQDAVFAINKAAGEVERISHVYQTSAWGFESSDFMNICLSLKTTMAPQKLLRTLLDIETKLGRRRSTEDGYQPRPIDIDILYYERETFISENLVIPHPELTYRKFVLKPLSDIAPQFYHPILNKDTRNLIQECRDKGKLERTTFKLHRNRSDLFSHVNFIAVEGNIGAGKTTLANKISEDFNGKLVLERFADNAFLPKFYEDQSRYAFPLEMSFLADRYQQFTDDTSQYDLFKKFMVSDYDIYKSLIFARITLQQEEFDLYRKLFDLMYKEVKKPKIYVYLYQTTERLLENIKMRGRDYEQKIAPDYLQKINKGYFEFIKGYPEQNNLIIELGDLDFVENEEDYETILDKITKFAVRLPN from the coding sequence ATGAGCAACCCCAAAACAGTATACCTATCACTAGGAAGCAATCTTGGTGATACTTTGAACAACCTGCAAGACGCCGTATTCGCTATAAACAAAGCTGCCGGCGAAGTGGAAAGGATATCGCATGTATATCAAACAAGTGCTTGGGGTTTTGAGTCTAGCGATTTCATGAATATCTGCCTATCGTTAAAAACGACAATGGCACCGCAAAAACTTTTACGTACACTTCTGGATATTGAGACCAAATTGGGAAGAAGACGTTCTACTGAGGACGGCTACCAACCAAGACCGATTGATATTGACATTCTATACTACGAAAGGGAAACCTTTATTTCTGAAAACCTAGTAATTCCGCATCCGGAGCTTACCTATCGTAAGTTTGTGCTTAAACCGCTATCTGATATTGCCCCTCAGTTCTATCACCCCATTTTAAATAAAGACACGCGAAACCTTATTCAGGAGTGCCGTGACAAGGGGAAGCTGGAACGCACCACTTTTAAATTGCATAGAAACCGTTCAGACCTTTTCTCACACGTTAATTTTATTGCTGTTGAAGGTAACATTGGTGCCGGTAAAACTACTTTGGCCAATAAAATATCTGAAGATTTTAACGGCAAATTGGTATTGGAACGTTTTGCGGATAACGCCTTTTTACCTAAATTTTACGAAGACCAAAGCCGTTACGCCTTTCCTTTGGAGATGTCTTTCTTAGCAGACAGGTACCAGCAGTTTACGGATGACACTTCGCAATATGACCTGTTCAAGAAGTTCATGGTGAGCGATTACGATATTTACAAATCCCTCATATTTGCTCGTATTACGCTCCAGCAAGAGGAATTTGACCTATACCGGAAATTGTTCGATTTGATGTACAAAGAGGTGAAAAAACCGAAAATCTATGTCTACCTCTACCAAACTACGGAGCGCTTGTTGGAGAATATTAAAATGAGAGGTCGTGATTACGAACAGAAAATTGCCCCGGATTATCTTCAAAAGATTAACAAAGGGTATTTTGAATTCATTAAGGGATACCCAGAACAGAACAATCTTATTATTGAGCTGGGCGACCTTGATTTTGTTGAGAACGAAGAAGATTACGAAACGATACTTGACAAGATTACGAAGTTTGCCGTTCGCCTGCCTAACTAA
- a CDS encoding RNA methyltransferase, producing MRKLKNEELDRLDVEAFKEAEKSPIVIVLDNIRSLNNIGSVFRTSDAFLIEKIYLCGITAQPPHKDIRKTALGATESVAWEYKENTVDLVRTLAEDGYTVLSIEQAENAIMLNELKVDAAKKYALVFGNEVKGVSQDVVDASHNVIEIPQYGTKHSLNISVSAGVVVWDLWSKINA from the coding sequence ATGCGTAAACTTAAGAATGAAGAACTGGATAGATTGGATGTTGAAGCTTTTAAAGAAGCGGAAAAGTCTCCCATTGTTATTGTGTTGGATAATATTAGGAGTTTAAATAATATTGGATCGGTCTTTAGAACTTCAGATGCTTTTCTGATTGAAAAAATATATCTCTGTGGCATAACGGCACAACCTCCCCATAAAGATATTAGGAAAACGGCCTTGGGAGCTACCGAAAGTGTAGCGTGGGAATACAAAGAAAACACAGTTGATTTGGTCAGAACTTTAGCAGAAGACGGTTACACGGTATTGTCCATTGAACAAGCTGAAAATGCAATTATGCTGAACGAGTTAAAAGTGGACGCTGCTAAAAAGTATGCTTTGGTATTCGGTAACGAGGTCAAAGGCGTTTCGCAAGATGTGGTTGATGCGAGTCATAATGTAATAGAGATACCGCAATATGGAACTAAACACTCGTTGAATATCTCGGTGAGTGCAGGTGTAGTGGTTTGGGATCTCTGGTCTAAAATAAATGCATAG
- the mutS gene encoding DNA mismatch repair protein MutS, protein MKQYNTIKTKYPDALLLFRVGDFYETFGEDAVRASKILGIILTHRNNGGDRTELAGFPHHSLNTYLPKLVKAGERVAICDQLEDPKMTKTIVKRGVTELVTPGVAMNDDILNAKSNNFLCAVHFGRKLLGVSFVDISTGEFLTSEGTEEQIDKLLQNFAPNEVLVSKKHKNEFLDVFGKQFHTFYMEDWVYQNDYAQETLTNHFNTSTLKGFGVDHLGHGIIASGVVLHYLSETQHRQLQHINSLKRIAEEEHIWMDRFTIKNLELYHSTNQNAVTLLSIIDKTLSPMGGRMLKRWLALPLKNTEKISRRHQVVSYLHGHDDTLLKIQQRIKQMGDLERLISKVATGKVNPKEIVQLKNSLEAIIPIKQLTAQSEDEALQLISDQLHACDMLRSKIKEMINEEAPVHIPKGKTIADGYSDELDELRGLAFSGKDYLDKMLARESERTGITSLKIASNNVFGYYIEVRNTHKDKVPEEWIRKQTLVNAERYITEELKEYEAKILGAEERILNLEQQLFSQLVVWAQEYIAPVQNNAQQIAQLDCLCGFAQLAKENNYSKPEINDSTEINIKNGRHPVIEKQLPLGEAYIANDVILNRDEQQIIMITGPNMSGKSAILRQTALIVLLAQMGSFVPAEAAEIGYVDKIFTRVGASDNISMGESTFMVEMNETASILNNLSERSLVLLDEIGRGTSTYDGISIAWAISEYLHEHPARAKTLFATHYHELNEMAATFERIKNYNVSVKELKDNVLFLRKLTEGGSEHSFGIHVAKMAGMPSQVIHKANKILKKLEKSHSSEELTDKLQSAQDEMQLSFFNLDDPLLEQIKEEITYLDINTLTPVEALMKLNEIKRLLTKNKKATS, encoded by the coding sequence ATGAAGCAGTATAACACCATCAAGACCAAGTATCCTGATGCGTTATTATTGTTTCGCGTTGGCGATTTCTATGAAACTTTTGGAGAAGATGCCGTTAGGGCTTCCAAAATTTTAGGAATCATTCTCACGCATCGTAATAATGGTGGCGACCGTACCGAACTGGCCGGTTTCCCTCATCATTCGCTAAATACCTACTTGCCTAAATTGGTGAAAGCCGGTGAGCGAGTTGCTATTTGTGACCAACTGGAAGACCCAAAAATGACCAAAACCATCGTAAAGCGTGGCGTAACCGAACTGGTTACCCCAGGTGTGGCGATGAACGATGACATTCTAAACGCAAAGTCCAACAATTTCCTTTGTGCCGTTCACTTTGGCAGAAAGCTACTTGGTGTGTCATTCGTTGATATTTCTACAGGCGAATTCCTAACCTCGGAAGGCACCGAAGAACAAATAGACAAACTTTTACAGAACTTTGCCCCCAATGAAGTTTTAGTTTCAAAAAAACATAAAAACGAATTCTTAGATGTTTTTGGAAAGCAATTTCACACCTTTTACATGGAGGATTGGGTCTATCAGAACGACTACGCCCAGGAAACGCTTACCAACCATTTTAATACTAGTACCTTAAAAGGTTTTGGTGTTGACCACCTTGGTCATGGCATTATTGCTTCCGGAGTGGTTTTACATTACCTATCGGAAACCCAACATAGGCAATTACAGCACATCAACAGCTTAAAACGCATTGCCGAAGAGGAACATATTTGGATGGACCGTTTTACCATCAAAAATTTAGAGCTCTACCATTCTACAAATCAGAATGCAGTTACTCTTTTGAGTATTATTGATAAAACCCTATCACCAATGGGCGGCCGAATGCTTAAACGGTGGTTAGCACTCCCGCTAAAGAATACCGAAAAAATTAGTCGCAGACATCAGGTAGTTTCCTATTTGCACGGTCATGATGATACCTTGCTAAAAATACAGCAACGCATCAAACAAATGGGTGATTTGGAACGTCTTATTTCCAAAGTAGCTACCGGAAAGGTGAACCCAAAAGAAATTGTTCAGCTCAAGAATTCTTTGGAAGCCATCATTCCCATAAAACAACTTACCGCTCAGAGTGAAGACGAGGCCCTACAACTCATATCCGATCAGTTGCATGCCTGCGATATGCTGCGCAGCAAAATAAAGGAAATGATCAATGAAGAAGCTCCGGTTCACATTCCAAAAGGCAAGACCATTGCCGATGGATATTCAGACGAGTTGGACGAACTTCGCGGATTGGCATTTTCAGGAAAAGACTATTTAGATAAAATGCTGGCACGTGAGAGCGAACGTACGGGCATCACTTCCCTTAAAATAGCCTCAAACAACGTTTTCGGCTATTACATTGAAGTTCGAAACACCCATAAGGACAAGGTTCCCGAAGAGTGGATCCGGAAACAGACCTTGGTAAATGCGGAACGTTATATTACCGAAGAACTAAAAGAATACGAAGCCAAAATTTTGGGTGCCGAAGAACGTATTCTCAACCTAGAACAGCAATTATTTTCTCAACTGGTAGTCTGGGCACAAGAATACATTGCCCCGGTACAGAACAACGCACAGCAAATTGCACAATTGGATTGTCTGTGCGGTTTTGCGCAACTCGCCAAGGAGAACAACTATTCAAAACCAGAAATCAACGATTCTACCGAAATCAACATTAAAAATGGTAGACATCCAGTAATTGAAAAGCAATTGCCATTGGGCGAGGCATACATTGCCAATGATGTTATCCTTAACCGAGACGAACAACAGATCATAATGATTACCGGTCCCAACATGAGTGGTAAATCAGCCATTTTAAGACAAACGGCATTAATCGTACTTCTGGCTCAAATGGGGTCTTTTGTACCCGCAGAAGCTGCTGAAATAGGTTATGTAGACAAAATTTTCACCCGTGTAGGTGCAAGTGATAATATTTCAATGGGCGAATCTACTTTTATGGTAGAGATGAACGAAACCGCCTCTATCTTGAACAACCTTTCTGAGCGTAGTTTAGTGCTTTTAGATGAGATTGGCCGCGGAACAAGTACGTATGACGGTATTTCCATTGCTTGGGCCATTAGCGAATATCTACATGAGCATCCTGCACGTGCAAAAACACTTTTTGCAACGCACTACCATGAGCTGAACGAAATGGCAGCCACTTTTGAGCGCATCAAGAATTATAACGTTTCAGTAAAGGAATTGAAAGACAATGTACTTTTTCTTCGGAAATTGACCGAGGGCGGAAGTGAGCATAGTTTTGGTATTCACGTGGCAAAAATGGCGGGTATGCCCTCTCAAGTCATTCACAAAGCGAATAAAATTCTCAAAAAATTGGAGAAATCCCACTCCAGCGAAGAGCTTACCGATAAATTACAAAGTGCCCAAGATGAGATGCAACTGAGCTTCTTTAATTTAGACGACCCTTTGCTTGAACAAATAAAGGAAGAAATCACCTATCTAGATATCAACACCTTAACACCTGTTGAAGCGTTGATGAAATTGAATGAAATTAAGCGATTACTGACCAAAAACAAGAAGGCAACTTCATAA
- the proC gene encoding pyrroline-5-carboxylate reductase, whose product MKVLVIGAGNMGLTYAEGMSKSKLLKKKNIMVLDSSEEKLKELDEIAHFDAYKTLEECVPQADIIFIAVKPYHASKLFETIKPMVNSEQILISIMAGITIEAMKEQSGLSKIVRAMPNLPAKIGKGLTSYTSSTEVSRIELLTVESLLDTTGKSIRVSDENFIDASTGISGSGPAYVFYFMQSMMEAALQMGFSKKVSSVLVSETFTGAVELFNQNNLSPNSWMDRVASKGGTTQAALDSMDDNNVNELIKEAAFAAFDRAVELGKEEHYA is encoded by the coding sequence ATGAAAGTATTAGTAATCGGAGCCGGAAATATGGGATTAACCTATGCAGAAGGCATGTCCAAATCCAAATTGCTCAAAAAAAAGAACATTATGGTGCTAGACAGCTCCGAAGAGAAACTGAAAGAACTGGATGAAATAGCGCATTTTGATGCGTATAAAACACTAGAGGAATGTGTACCACAAGCGGATATTATTTTTATTGCCGTAAAACCGTACCACGCCTCCAAATTGTTCGAAACCATTAAGCCAATGGTAAATTCTGAGCAGATTTTAATTTCTATTATGGCAGGTATCACTATTGAAGCCATGAAAGAACAGAGTGGTTTGAGCAAGATTGTTAGGGCAATGCCCAACCTTCCTGCTAAAATTGGCAAAGGACTCACATCCTACACTTCTTCAACAGAAGTTTCAAGAATTGAACTCTTAACGGTTGAAAGTCTTTTGGACACAACAGGAAAATCCATTCGTGTAAGCGATGAGAACTTTATAGACGCCTCTACAGGTATTTCGGGTAGTGGTCCTGCATATGTTTTCTATTTTATGCAAAGTATGATGGAAGCCGCTCTACAAATGGGATTCTCCAAAAAAGTTTCAAGCGTTTTAGTTAGCGAAACCTTTACAGGTGCGGTTGAACTTTTTAATCAAAACAACCTTAGTCCTAATTCTTGGATGGACCGTGTTGCCAGTAAAGGTGGTACCACACAAGCCGCACTAGATTCTATGGACGATAATAATGTAAATGAACTTATAAAAGAAGCAGCATTCGCGGCCTTTGACCGCGCTGTAGAACTTGGAAAAGAAGAACATTATGCATAA
- the proB gene encoding glutamate 5-kinase, translated as MHKELIVIKVGTNVMTNKDNRIVRPVLRRLVEQIAELYERDILTILVSSGSVIAGKEVLGNSTIENDTQRRQVYSAIGQPRMMRLYYNIFHDFGMKCAQVLPTKRDFSPGVHRQNMINCCEGLLSEGVIPIANEDDAVSVTMSMFSDNDELASLIAQLMNADKLIILTDIDGLYTGHPNADDSDLIPHVGPEDDFEKYIKDSNKAAGEGRGGMGSKLDYAQQAAAKSIPTFIANGKKDRTIIDIIDGKDVGTRVAIEKQEA; from the coding sequence ATGCATAAAGAACTAATTGTTATAAAAGTAGGCACCAATGTCATGACCAACAAAGACAACCGCATCGTAAGACCGGTGTTGCGTAGGTTGGTGGAACAGATTGCCGAACTTTACGAAAGGGACATACTTACTATTCTGGTTTCATCTGGATCGGTCATTGCCGGAAAAGAAGTATTGGGCAACTCTACTATTGAGAATGATACGCAAAGACGCCAGGTTTATTCGGCCATAGGCCAACCTAGAATGATGCGATTGTACTATAATATATTTCATGACTTTGGAATGAAATGTGCCCAGGTACTGCCCACCAAGCGTGATTTTAGTCCTGGAGTGCATCGCCAGAACATGATTAATTGTTGTGAAGGACTTTTATCGGAAGGGGTGATTCCTATTGCCAATGAAGATGATGCCGTGTCGGTTACCATGTCAATGTTTTCGGATAATGACGAGTTGGCAAGTTTAATTGCACAATTAATGAACGCCGATAAACTTATTATCCTAACGGATATTGACGGACTCTACACAGGGCACCCTAACGCAGATGACAGCGATTTGATTCCGCATGTAGGCCCAGAAGATGATTTTGAAAAATACATAAAAGACAGTAATAAAGCAGCTGGTGAAGGACGTGGCGGCATGGGTTCTAAATTAGATTACGCCCAACAAGCAGCAGCCAAGAGCATTCCCACTTTTATTGCCAACGGTAAAAAAGACCGTACGATTATAGATATTATTGATGGAAAAGATGTGGGTACGCGAGTAGCCATTGAAAAACAAGAAGCATAA